A single region of the Gopherus evgoodei ecotype Sinaloan lineage chromosome 3, rGopEvg1_v1.p, whole genome shotgun sequence genome encodes:
- the LOC115649465 gene encoding 25-hydroxyvitamin D-1 alpha hydroxylase, mitochondrial codes for MPQTLKLASRASLLTRGFPEIWAELGCKAPARVIKTHKTLEDMPGPNALAFFTDLFCKRGLARLHELQIEGKARYGPVWKASFGPILTVHVAEPSLIEQVLRQEGKHPIRSDLSSWKDYRVCRGHAYGLLTAEGEEWQKIRSILGKHMLKPKEVESYTGTLNGVVSDLIRRLQHQRSCHQQHVVKDVAGEFYKFGLEGISSVLFDSRIGCLEPEMPKETETFIRSINRMFVMTLLTMAMPKFLHHIFPKPWKIFCESWDYMFAFAKGHIDKRISEVAEKVSRGETVEGKYLTYYLAQEKLSMKSIYGNVTELLLAGVDTISSTLSWSLYELSRHPRVQAAVHEEITGVMKGSAIPSAADVAQMPLLKAVMKESLRLYPVIPGNARVISDRDIQVGEYLIPRKTLITLCHYATSRDARFFPEPDSFRPERWLQKDASHHPYASIPFGVGKRSCIGRRIAELEVHLALARILMQFEVKPEPEGCRVRPMTRTLLVPEKDINLQFMSR; via the exons ATGCCTCAGACCCTCAAGCTGGCCAGCAGGGCTTCCCTGCTCACCCGGGGCTTCCCAGAGATCTGGGCTGAGCTTGGCTGCAAGGCACCAGCCAGGGTGATCAAGACCCACAAGACCCTGGAGGACATGCCAGGACCCAATGCCCTGGCCTTCTTCACGGATCTCTTTTGCAAAAGAGGGCTGGCCAGGCTGCATGAGCTACAG ATCGAAGGCAAAGCCAGATATGGGCCGGTGTGGAAAGCCAGCTTTGGGCCGATCCTGACGGTCCACGTCGCGGAGCCCAGCCTGATCGAACAGGTGCTGAGGCAAGAGGGCAAGCACCCCATCCGCTCCGATCTGTCCTCCTGGAAGGACTACCGGGTGTGCCGCGGCCATGCGTACGGGCTGCTCACGGC AGAAGGCGAGGAGTGGCAGAAGATCCGCAGCATCCTGGGCAAACACATGCTGAAGCCCAAGGAGGTGGAGTCGTACACGGGGACCCTGAACGGCGTGGTCAGCGACCTCATCCGCCGGCTGCAGCACCAGCGGAGTTGCCACCAGCAGCACGTGGTCAAGGACGTGGCAGGCGAATTCTACAAATTCGGCCTGGAAG GCATCTCCTCGGTGCTCTTCGACTCCCGCATCGGCTGCCTGGAGCCTGAGATGCCCAAGGAGACGGAGACCTTCATCCGCTCCATCAACCGCATGTTCGTCATGACCCTGCTCACCATGGCCATGCCCAAGTTCCTCCACCACATCTTCCCCAAGCCCTGGAAGATCTTCTGCGAGTCCTGGGACTACATGTTCGCTTTTG CCAAAGGGCACATCGACAAGCGAATTAGCGAAGTGGCAGAGAAAGTCTCGCGGGGGGAAACGGTGGAAGGCAAATACCTCACTTACTACCTCGCCCAGGAGAAGCTCTCCATGAAATCCATCTACGGCAACGTGACCGAGCTGCTGCTGGCCGGGGTGGACACG atctccagcaccctgtcctggAGCCTATATGAGCTGTCCCGTCACCCCCGGGTGCAGGCGGCGGTGCACGAGGAGATCACCGGGGTGATGAAAGGCAGCGCCATCCCGTCGGCCGCAGACGTGGCCCAGATGCCCCTGCTGAAGGCAGTGATGAAGGAATCGCTGAG GTTGTACCCGGTGATCCCTGGCAATGCCCGTGTCATCTCAGACCGAGACATCCAAGTGGGAGAATATCTCATCCCCAGGAAG ACCCTGATCACGCTGTGCCACTACGCCACCTCCCGGGACGCCCGCTTCTTCCCCGAGCCCGACTCCTTCAGGCCGGAGCGCTGGCTGCAGAAGGACGCCTCACACCACCCCTATGCCTCTATCCCCTTCGGCGTCGGCAAGCGCAGCTGCATCGGGAGGCGCATCGCGGAGCTGGAGGTGCACCTGGCGCTGGCCCGG ATCCTGATGCAGTTTGAGGTCAAGCCGGAGCCGGAGGGGTGCCGGGTCAGGCCCATGACCCGCACCCTCCTGGTGCCCGAGAAGGACATCAACTTGCAGTTTATGAGCCGCTAA